From one Deinococcus detaillensis genomic stretch:
- a CDS encoding NUDIX hydrolase, translated as MIGEKSELDPWADWQRERTRRALHLPHYRAAAVLVGLTREADPRVLLTVRSSDLPTHQGQISFPGGSLEAGETAMQAALREAWEEVGLEPETVSVLGELDDVFTPAGFHVTPVLARLEALPRLAPSSEVAAILLPPLSELRALEQPAEERTGPDGRRFLLYRYPWQGHDIWGMTARVVHELLESGVH; from the coding sequence GTGATAGGGGAGAAGTCTGAGCTTGACCCGTGGGCCGATTGGCAGCGTGAGCGTACCCGCCGCGCTCTGCATTTGCCGCACTACCGCGCCGCCGCCGTGCTGGTAGGCCTGACCCGCGAGGCCGATCCGAGGGTGCTGCTCACCGTCCGCAGCAGCGATCTTCCCACCCACCAGGGCCAGATCAGCTTTCCCGGCGGCAGCTTGGAAGCGGGCGAAACGGCCATGCAGGCGGCTTTGCGGGAAGCCTGGGAAGAAGTCGGCCTAGAACCTGAAACTGTGAGCGTGCTGGGCGAACTCGACGACGTGTTCACGCCAGCGGGTTTTCACGTCACGCCGGTGCTGGCCCGCTTGGAAGCCCTGCCGCGCCTCGCACCGAGCAGCGAAGTGGCGGCTATTTTGCTGCCGCCGCTGAGCGAGCTGCGTGCTTTGGAGCAGCCCGCCGAAGAACGAACCGGGCCAGACGGCCGCCGTTTTTTGCTGTACCGCTATCCCTGGCAGGGCCACGACATCTGGGGCATGACGGCGCGGGTGGTGCATGAACTGCTGGAAAGTGGCGTCCACTAA
- a CDS encoding ATP-dependent Clp protease ATP-binding subunit, translated as MNRYDDRARLVFHYAREEGNRLGHAMVGPEHLLLGLMREGGTAALILGEFDATLDGLRRRVEEIIGRGEGNRLNDAPSITPRARRVMELASAEARSLGAQVTSTEHILLGIIREGDGVAFRILQELTKDVDTIRWRILAQGDAAGGKAAKPVATPFLDEYGRDLTKQAREGKLDPVIGRADEIRRVTQILSRRTKNNPVLIGDPGVGKTAIVEGLALAIHEKRTPPNLHGVRLVSLDLSGVVAGTKYRGEFEERLRQIIEELRNAKVMAFIDELHTLVGAGGAEGTLDAANILKPALSRGEIQVIGATTTGEYHRYIEKDAALERRFQPVIVLEPSPAETVQILRGLRARYEEHHGVQIPDAAIDLAVRIGERSLPGRNFPDKAIDLIDEAASRVRLNMSLGIQVAENEMGEPMVAREDIESVINSMGGIYSEETAAQLADLDDQLDSQVYGQPEAIKALSNALRRARVGLGGRTRVAASFLFVGPSGVGKTHLAKALARTLFGSERSLIRVDMSEFQEAHSVSKLIGSPPGYVGYEQGGRLTEAVRRQPFSVILLDEIEKAHPDIYNTFLQVLDDGRLTDGLGRTVDFRRTILIMTSNTGFNVSPTAGFSPVTPDNNTPLRHMFTPEFLDRLDEVIRFRPLGEDELVRVSQQLLDEMREELASRELSVEFEAGVAAWLVSKLKARSPKHAVGSSRQLRTLVREEIEDPLALELLSHGDEEVRVKIGTEHLTFERGKQEQTQILA; from the coding sequence ATGAACCGATACGATGACCGAGCCAGACTGGTTTTTCACTACGCCCGCGAGGAAGGCAACCGCCTCGGCCACGCCATGGTTGGCCCCGAACATCTGCTGTTGGGCCTGATGCGCGAAGGCGGCACGGCGGCGCTGATCCTCGGCGAATTTGACGCCACCTTAGACGGTCTGCGCCGCAGGGTCGAAGAAATCATCGGGCGCGGCGAGGGCAACCGCCTTAACGACGCGCCCAGCATCACGCCGCGTGCCCGCCGGGTGATGGAACTCGCCAGCGCCGAGGCCCGCAGCCTGGGAGCGCAGGTCACGTCCACCGAGCATATTTTGCTGGGCATCATCCGCGAGGGTGACGGCGTGGCCTTCCGCATTTTGCAGGAACTCACCAAAGACGTGGACACCATCCGCTGGCGCATTCTGGCGCAGGGCGACGCGGCGGGCGGCAAGGCAGCCAAGCCGGTGGCTACGCCCTTCCTCGACGAATATGGCCGTGATTTGACCAAGCAGGCGCGTGAGGGCAAACTCGACCCGGTGATTGGCCGCGCTGATGAAATTCGCCGCGTGACCCAGATCCTGTCGCGCCGCACCAAGAACAATCCAGTTTTGATCGGTGATCCGGGCGTGGGCAAAACCGCCATCGTCGAAGGCTTGGCGCTGGCCATTCACGAAAAGCGCACCCCGCCCAACCTGCACGGCGTCCGGCTGGTCAGCTTAGACCTGTCGGGCGTGGTGGCCGGAACCAAATACCGGGGCGAATTCGAGGAGCGGCTGCGCCAGATCATTGAGGAACTCCGCAACGCCAAAGTCATGGCTTTCATTGACGAGCTGCACACCCTGGTCGGCGCGGGCGGCGCGGAAGGCACGCTAGACGCGGCCAACATCCTCAAGCCTGCCCTCTCACGCGGCGAGATTCAGGTGATCGGCGCGACCACCACGGGTGAGTATCACCGTTACATCGAAAAGGACGCAGCCCTGGAGCGCCGTTTCCAACCCGTCATCGTGCTGGAACCCAGCCCCGCTGAGACAGTTCAGATTTTGCGCGGTCTGCGTGCCCGCTACGAGGAGCATCACGGCGTCCAGATTCCTGACGCGGCCATTGATCTGGCCGTGCGTATCGGTGAACGCAGCTTGCCGGGCCGCAACTTTCCCGACAAGGCCATTGACCTGATCGACGAAGCCGCCAGCCGGGTGCGCCTGAACATGAGCCTCGGCATTCAAGTCGCCGAGAACGAGATGGGTGAGCCGATGGTGGCCCGTGAGGACATCGAGAGCGTCATCAACTCGATGGGCGGCATCTACTCCGAGGAGACGGCGGCCCAACTCGCCGACCTCGACGATCAGCTCGACTCGCAGGTGTACGGCCAGCCTGAGGCCATTAAAGCGCTCAGCAACGCCCTGCGCCGCGCCCGTGTGGGTCTGGGGGGCCGCACCCGCGTGGCGGCCAGCTTCCTGTTCGTGGGGCCGAGCGGCGTGGGCAAAACCCACCTCGCCAAAGCGCTGGCCCGTACCTTGTTCGGCTCTGAGCGGTCGCTGATCCGGGTGGACATGTCGGAATTTCAGGAAGCCCACAGCGTCAGCAAGCTGATCGGTTCGCCTCCCGGCTATGTGGGCTACGAGCAGGGTGGACGCCTGACCGAAGCGGTGCGCCGTCAGCCTTTTTCCGTCATTTTGCTCGACGAAATCGAAAAGGCCCACCCCGACATCTACAACACCTTTCTTCAGGTTCTCGACGATGGCCGCCTGACCGATGGACTGGGCCGCACGGTGGACTTCCGGCGCACCATCCTGATCATGACCAGCAACACCGGCTTCAACGTCAGCCCCACTGCCGGATTCAGTCCGGTCACGCCTGACAACAACACCCCGCTGCGCCATATGTTCACCCCCGAATTCTTAGACCGCCTCGACGAAGTGATTCGGTTCCGGCCTCTGGGCGAGGACGAACTGGTGCGGGTGTCGCAGCAACTGCTCGACGAGATGCGCGAGGAGTTGGCCAGCCGCGAACTCAGCGTGGAATTTGAAGCGGGTGTGGCGGCTTGGCTGGTCAGCAAACTTAAGGCCCGCAGTCCCAAGCACGCGGTGGGCAGCTCGCGGCAGCTCCGCACCCTGGTGCGCGAGGAGATCGAAGACCCGCTGGCGCTGGAACTGCTCTCGCACGGCGATGAGGAAGTGCGGGTCAAGATCGGCACCGAACACCTGACCTTCGAGCGCGGCAAGCAGGAGCAAACCCAGATTCTGGCCTGA
- the ppgK gene encoding polyphosphate--glucose phosphotransferase — MSLILGIDIGGSGIKGAPVDTDTGKLTAERLRIDTPAGAKAHDVAEVVAELVKHFDHTGPVGVTFPGVVQHGHTMSAANVDKGWIGLDADDLFTKATGQQVTLLNDADAAGLAETRFGAGKGEVGSVILLTFGTGIGSALMYGGVLVPNTELGHLWLNVDKAATEAEAWASDRAREQEDLGWKSWSKRANKYLQHVEMLFSPDLFIIGGGISKKADKWQSNIECKTKVVTASLQNDAGIVGAALYALER, encoded by the coding sequence ATGAGCCTCATTCTCGGCATTGACATCGGCGGCAGCGGGATCAAGGGCGCTCCTGTAGACACGGACACCGGCAAGCTCACGGCAGAGCGCCTGCGAATTGATACACCGGCCGGGGCCAAAGCACACGACGTCGCCGAGGTGGTGGCCGAATTGGTCAAGCATTTCGATCACACCGGGCCAGTTGGGGTGACGTTTCCCGGCGTGGTGCAGCACGGCCACACCATGAGCGCGGCCAATGTGGACAAAGGCTGGATTGGCCTCGACGCCGATGACCTGTTTACCAAAGCCACCGGCCAGCAAGTCACCCTCCTCAACGACGCTGACGCCGCCGGACTCGCTGAGACCCGCTTCGGCGCGGGCAAGGGCGAGGTCGGTTCGGTGATCTTGTTGACCTTCGGCACCGGTATTGGCAGCGCACTGATGTACGGCGGCGTGCTGGTGCCCAATACTGAACTCGGTCATTTGTGGCTCAACGTCGACAAGGCCGCCACCGAAGCCGAAGCCTGGGCCTCAGACCGCGCCCGCGAACAAGAAGATTTAGGCTGGAAAAGCTGGTCGAAGCGGGCCAACAAATACTTGCAGCATGTCGAGATGCTGTTTTCGCCGGATCTGTTTATTATCGGCGGCGGCATCAGCAAAAAGGCCGACAAATGGCAATCGAACATTGAGTGCAAAACCAAAGTGGTCACGGCCAGCTTGCAAAACGACGCGGGTATCGTGGGCGCGGCGCTGTACGCTTTGGAGCGGTAG